Below is a window of Mycolicibacterium rhodesiae NBB3 DNA.
GTTCCAGAAGCAGGTGGTGGCGGCGGAGGTGATCGTGATCCCCCGCTCCTGCTCCTGCTCCATCCAGTCCATGGTGGCGGCGCCGTCGTGCACCTCACCGATCTTGTAGCTGATACCGGTGTAGTAGAGGATGCGCTCGGTGGTCGTGGTCTTACCAGCATCGATGTGCGCCATGATGCCGATGTTGCGGACCTTGGTCAGGTCGGTCAGCACGTCCTTCTGTGCCACAGAAGTCTTCTCTCTCGCTTGGTAGTTGTTCAGCCGTGACTCGTCGGCCCCGGCACACCGCCAGGGACGACTAGGTCACCAGCGGTAGTGCGCGAAGGCTCGGTTCGCCTCGGCCATCTTGTGGGTGTCCTCACGTCGCTTGACGGCGGCACCCAGGCCATTGCTGGCGTCGAGGATCTCGTTCGCCAGACGCTCGATCATGGTCTTCTCGCGGCGAGCCTTGGAAAAGCTGACCAGCCAGCGCAGTGCCAGCGTGACCGAGCGATCCGGACGCACCTCGACGGGCACCTGGTAGGTGGCGCCACCGACGCGGCGGCTGCGGACCTCCAGAGCCGGCTTGACGTTGTCGAGTGCGCGCTTGAGGGTGACGACGGGGTCGGTCCCGGTCTTGTCGCGGGCCTGTTCGAGCGCACCATAAACAATGCGTTCGGCCAGCGATTTCTTCCCGTCCAGCAGCACTTTGTTGACCAGCTGGGTGACCAGCTGCGACCCGTAGACCGGATCGTTGACCAACGGACGCTTGGGTGCAGGCCCCTTGCGCGGCATCAGCTCTTCTCCTTCTTGGCGCCGTAGCGGCTGCGCGCTTGCTTGCGGTTCTTCACGCCCTGGGTGTCGAGCGAGCCGCGGATGATCTTGTAGCGCACACCCGGCAGGTCCTTCACACGACCGCCACGCACGAGCACCATCGAGTGCTCCTGCAGGTTGTGGCCTTCGCCGGGGATGTAGGCGGTCACCTCCACCGCGCTCGTCAGCTTGACGCGCGCCACCTTCCGGAGCGCCGAGTTCGGCTTCTTCGGGGTGGTGGTGTACACGCGGGTGCACACGCCGCGGCGCTGCGGGCTGCCCTTGAGGGCCGCGGTCTTGACCTTGGCGATCTTGTCGCGGCGACCCTTACGGACCAGCTGCTGAATGGTTGGCATCTACCGGCTTTCTGTGTTGCTCGTTTGTTCTAGGTCCTGCTCGAAGTCTTGCTAAAAGTCCCTGTACTGCGGTTATGACCCTTTCGCGCACCCCGCGATCGGGTGTGTCGCATGCGCCCGCCGCGAGAATTTCCTCTAGGCTTCGTGGACACGCGAATTTGCCCGGCGTGCAGGCATGCTTGCAGACTTTCCCGAAGGCACGGTCCGCAGAGCGCCTTATCTGCCAGGCACGATCGTCCACGATACCAGGGCTGCGCGCACCGACCAAACCCGTCGATCGTGGGCTAACCGCAGGTCAGCGCACCGGCAGCTATCGCCTTTCCATTCCGGCCGCCAGCCGCATCATCATGTCGGTGAATACCGCGTCGGTGTCGATCCCGTGCATCGCACCTGTCATCTCCAACAACACGAATCCGTGCATCGCCGACCAGAACTCCAGCGCCGCGTAGAACGCACTGTCCCCTTCCAGTCCATAGGACGCCAAGACGTCGATCACCGGGGCCGCCGTCGCACGGGTGGCCTCGGTGAACTCGGGGTCGTCGCCGCCGAGCGGCATCCGGGTGAAGGCCGAGTAGCGCCCAGGATGGTGGTGGGCATAGCTGCGGTAGGACGACGCCATCGCCATCACCGCATCGTCGCGGGTGCGGCCCTGCGCGACGGTGTTCAGCATCTCGATGATGTCGCCGACCACCCGCATTCGCACGGTGCGCCGCAGATCCTCCAGGCTGTGCACGTGGTTGTACAGCGACGGGCCCTTGGTGCCGAGCTGGGTCGCCAACGCGTTGATCGTGAGCGCGTCCCAGCCCTCGCGGTCCAGGAAGGTCAGCGCCGCGTTGACGATCGAGTCGCGGCTCAGCCGCGCGGGACGGCGGCCGGGCGTGCTCGATGGCTGAGTTGCCATAGCCGAAAAACTAACACCTCTAGTTTTTCCTGCTCAGTCGGCCTGTCCGCGCAAATCAGTTGACGCGCTCCTGGCTGAGTTGGGCGAGTTGTTCGGTGACTTTGCAGAGATCAGGCAAAGTCGCGGGGTTCAGCGTCTGGATCGACCAGGTGATCACGTCACCGCCCTTGGCGACGTAGATGCTGCAGGCGTTGCCGTCGTACGCCCTGAACCCCTTGTTGCCGTCGAGCGACAGTTCGGTGATCGTGCGCCCGGCGGTCTGCTCCAGCGACCGCTCGGTGTCCATGTCGCTGCCGCGGTACCACCACGTCGAGATCCCCATCCCGGCCCCGACCGTGCCGAACATCGAGTTCTCCTGCCAGAAGCATCCGGCGTCGCTGACGACGGATCTGGTGAATTTCACGGGCCCGACGGCCGCGGCGATGTCGGCGTCGGTGACACCGTTGCAGTCGCCGCTGCGGAATCCGGCGCCCGCGGTCGCCGCTGCCGGGGCCGACGGCTGGGCACCTTCGTCTGCGGAGCCGCAGCCGACCAGGGCGGTCGACGCCGCGGCCGCCATCGCCACCCACCTGCGCGCGCGCATCATCACAAGTCCGATCGCAGGGTGGCGGACAGCAGCTTCTCCGCGTCTTTGCACGGATCGTCCGCGCTGGACTGACCCCGGAACT
It encodes the following:
- the rpsG gene encoding 30S ribosomal protein S7; its protein translation is MPRKGPAPKRPLVNDPVYGSQLVTQLVNKVLLDGKKSLAERIVYGALEQARDKTGTDPVVTLKRALDNVKPALEVRSRRVGGATYQVPVEVRPDRSVTLALRWLVSFSKARREKTMIERLANEILDASNGLGAAVKRREDTHKMAEANRAFAHYRW
- the rpsL gene encoding 30S ribosomal protein S12, which encodes MPTIQQLVRKGRRDKIAKVKTAALKGSPQRRGVCTRVYTTTPKKPNSALRKVARVKLTSAVEVTAYIPGEGHNLQEHSMVLVRGGRVKDLPGVRYKIIRGSLDTQGVKNRKQARSRYGAKKEKS
- a CDS encoding TetR/AcrR family transcriptional regulator, which codes for MATQPSSTPGRRPARLSRDSIVNAALTFLDREGWDALTINALATQLGTKGPSLYNHVHSLEDLRRTVRMRVVGDIIEMLNTVAQGRTRDDAVMAMASSYRSYAHHHPGRYSAFTRMPLGGDDPEFTEATRATAAPVIDVLASYGLEGDSAFYAALEFWSAMHGFVLLEMTGAMHGIDTDAVFTDMMMRLAAGMERR
- a CDS encoding DUF3558 domain-containing protein; this encodes MMRARRWVAMAAAASTALVGCGSADEGAQPSAPAAATAGAGFRSGDCNGVTDADIAAAVGPVKFTRSVVSDAGCFWQENSMFGTVGAGMGISTWWYRGSDMDTERSLEQTAGRTITELSLDGNKGFRAYDGNACSIYVAKGGDVITWSIQTLNPATLPDLCKVTEQLAQLSQERVN